Below is a window of Cheilinus undulatus linkage group 8, ASM1832078v1, whole genome shotgun sequence DNA.
GGTatttcaggatgtttttttttttttttttttttttagttaactCTCTACAGCTATTTAAACCACTCCAAAATTAACTGAGAAATGAAACAGTTTCTTtctgtttcatccatttttcagaaatccacctTGAAGCCATTAGCAAATATAttacatgttaaacacatatttatcagttcattcttgataAAAACTGTTGCTTTCTATGGGAACTTTTGgaaacaatgcagcatcaaaaacattacaaccacaaaaatatacagtctaaatatctcagtcgcccccttgtggctggctgagATATAGGGACTGATCTAACTGTTGGAGTCTAAAAACAgcatacatttgaaataaaattttaaaatatatacaaaaatatgttaccattttaaaaaatcagtagTTTATTCAAAAGTTCGGCCCCCAACGTGCCTGTTTAggaaaagctggcccttgttcAAATGTAGTTCATGACCCCTGCTCTACCTGTTTCCTGTTGGTTAGAAATATGTAAAGACAACAGAGAAAATTTTGTATGAACTGTAAACTTTTAACTTAAAATAAGAGAGTATTGAtgagttatttttattatttcttttatatTATTAATTAGAATGTGGTCATTTTGAATAGAAATGGTTATTTGAATGGTAAATGGTATcatgaccctaaccctaaccctatcgTGAGACCGGTGCAGCACAGTTCTACTTAAACCCCACTGATCCAGTGTAGTATTGGTCTTTACCTCTAGATCTAGCAGACCCTACACAGCTGGACCAGCCACTCtgtctgtgattggtcagctCTGCTCACCTGTGATTGGGCCctcagcatcagcagcagctccatCCGCTCATCTTTAGGCAGTTTGGGGCGCTCACAGGGAACCCCGGCCAGCTCCTCCCGACAGGCcagggttttatttttacagaaatggtCGACCACTACGTTATCGTCCAGCCCGCTCACCGCACACTCGTAGAAGGTCCCGTTCAGCAGGGCCACGCACAGCCACATGATGGGGGCCACGCACGCCCCCGAGAAGATGCTCATGAAGGCCCTGAGGCAGCCAAAGCAGTTCCCCCTGGGACACAGCTTCATGGGGTTCAGACAGCAGCCCGTGTAGAGCCTCCAGAGACGGGTACTAAAGAAGAGACCCAGGACCAGCAGAACCGCGGCCGGACCCAGCAGGAAGGTCAGCCCGTACGCGAAGTTCTGCTCACGGTTACACGGACACTGGAAGGAGACCATGGAGAAGACGCGCTCGCCGCCGATGGTCAGCAGAGCCATGAAGCTGTAGCCGATGGTGGCCTTCTGGTTCATGAAGAACCTCAGGACAGTCTGGAAGCTATCCATGGTGTTGGTACGCACGCACTCCACACGGaacagacaaaacaaagaggaagagaaggggAAGAAACAGGCAAAACcagggagaagaagaggaggaagagaggaaatgaagaagaagcagagagaggaaaCCGACAAAACcagggaggagaagaagagaaacgaagatgaagaagagagaggaaaccGACAAAACcagggaggagaagaagagaaacgaagatgaagaagagagaggaaaccGACAAAACcagggaggagaagaagagaaggaagaaaaggaaaacaaagatggagaaggagaggaaacCGACAAAaccagagagaagaagaagaagaggaggaagagagaaaaacgAAGATGGAGAAGAGAGAGGCAACTGACAAAATcagggaggagaagaagaggagtaagcaagaaaaacaaagatcgagaagagagagaaaaccaACAAAaccagagagaagaagaagaggaggaagagagaaaaatgaagatggagaagagagaggaaatcgACAAAACCAGGGAGAAAAATTAGAACAACAAGAGGAGAAACAAAGCAGGGTAAAGGAAGAATGAGAGAGGAAACAGACAGGGATGaacaaaataagagagaaaagTTAGGAGCGAGCTTGCAGCCGGCAGGCACTCCCTGTCTGTTGTTCTCTCTCAAATCAAGCCCAAACTCATCCAGGCTGCCATGCTCctcccttcctcctctcctcagacTCCTCCTTCAGTCAGTCTGACTCTCCTTTATTCATCTGCTCCTACACGATGGGAAACACCCTACCGCTCTGCTGCTGGAGGCATTGATGGTAAAACTGTATAATAACGCCCCTCTTTAAGccttcctctcctgctctctgcaGACACTGTCACTAAAAACCTGCTGGACCAGTTCCACGATCAGAGTCTGAGGTCAGGAATGCAGCCCTGAAGGATTTCATGctggtaaaaacaaacatgcacaaactaATGTGGagtaaaaacactgtaaattcaGAGTAATGCTGCTGTTCACTCTCACTGTCATGCACATAAACTCTATCTCTGACTAGAAACCATGCAGACAGGACAAACATGCAGTTAACTGACAATCATGCAGGAAAGCACTGATAGAGAACATACCATAGTGACAGAGAAGACAAACAGAGAGCTGACAGGAAGTGATCACATCCTCACGGTGGTTTTTATGCTCCATTTGCACAACACTGACGAATCACTCCATCACATTTAAAGCCAGAGAGACAGGCCCCGCCCTCtgcacaaaacaacaacaagaggaTCTAACGCTGCTGTATGAGTGGattaaacctcctcagaccctgcatgcacatatgaagACATTACATCCTTCTGAGAACATGAGAGCAGTTTCTActttaaatgtttgagaaaattGTCTACACTGTCTTTGAAGTCTGAGTTATTCATTTGAAATGCTGGAAGAATCTGCCATCAAATTTTCTGGAATTTTCATTTATAACTTTGGGAATATATCTTGCGAAATTTCCAGAATGCTCATGAAAAATATGGGAGACTTTGGAATATTTTTCAGCTTCATTGAAAGTGTTTTGTTGTTGAAATATTTGAGTATTGCCATAAAAAATTTGATTGTTGTTGaaattttcattcattatgtataaatttaggaaaaatatttcaaatttttggcaaatttgatTTGACTTATTTGGGGAAACTTtgcttcaaatgtttttatgtatgcTAATGGAAACTTGGgatacttatttttttaatttttttaatttgattgggaattaaaattttaaatttctggaatttaatgaaattttcagggaattagTTAGCATATTTGAgggaattttccatcatttttcatggaattttggggaatatacaccactttccacattattatgcaaatgacatttttctcttattttcctaaatatttaatgcaaatgacagaatatttttcaagtcatcagctgttagagcataattcaaatgtttttgaacaaacttcataatgataacccttatttttttcattaaaacctCGAAAtacactgttccacattattatgcaaaacagagttttaaaagattttataagctgtaaagaactgaaaatggtcatttgttgaatttgcagcagtagggggtcatatttactgaaatcaaaactacttcaatcaaaaacatcttaacaggacaagttccatgttaacatagaagaaatttgtgtctgattcagagcacagatggctcgtgcagataaaggcataatgaagAAGGTTTTTCACAGACAAACACttcggattaagagagcagatgctaaaataccattacaaagcagcaaacaggtatttgaagctgctggtgccactggagtcccaccaacctcaaggtgtaggatcctccagaggcttgcagtcgtgcattaacctactattcagccccccctaaccaatgctcacaagcagaaatggttgcagtgggcccagaaatacatgaagactcattttcaaacagtcttgttgactgatgagtgccgtgcaaccctggatggtccagatggaggagtagtggatggttggtggatggccaccatgtcccaatgaggctgGGACGTcgacaaggagggggcggagtcatgtttgggccggattcatgaggagagagctggtagtcccctttagggtccctgaaggtgtgaaaatgacctcggcaaagtatacagagtttctgactgaccactttcttccattgtaaaaaaaaaaagaaccgtgccttctgtagcaaaatgatcttcatgcatgacaatgcaccatctcatgctgcaaagaatccctctgtgtcattggctgctatgggcataaaaggagagaaactcatggtgtggcccccatcctcctctgacctcaaccctgttgagaacctttggagcatcctcaagctaaagatctatgagggtgggaggcagttcacatcaaaacagcagctctgggaggatattctgacatcctgcaaagaaattcaagcagaacctcttcaaaaactcacaagttcaatggatgcaagaatagtgaaggtgatatcaaagaagggctcctatgttaacatggaacttgtcctgttcagatgtttttgattgaaatagctttgatttcagtaaatatgaccccctgatgctgcagattcaacaaatgaccatttctgttctttacaaccaaaaaaatgttttgaaactctgttgtgcataataatgtggaacagtgcattttgaggtttttattttggtaaaaaataatgGTCATCAtcatgaagtttgttcagaaacatttgaattatgctctaatggctgatgacttgaaaaatattctgtcatttgcattaatgtttaggaaaatcagagaaaaatgtcatttgcataataatgtggaaagtggtgtatCTGTATGTTTTGAAGAACTTGCTTTGAGAATTTTTCTAGGCAGGTAAATAGAATTTTTGAGggaatttttcattaaaatttagcCTTTATGGAAATTCATCGAAAAATTTTGAGGATTATTTCAAGAAATgcatggatgtttttttaatgtgacattttaaaataatatgtttttCAGAACTTTCATAGATATTATAGGcagtttctttgaaattttagggattttattttgatattggACTTCTATTTTGATCAAaactaattcctgttcaaagtcAAGGCTGAGCTTTCAAACTTATGAGGTCCAaattatcccaaataagtgtgagaaacaaaaatgcatttcagagaaaagcttgggtctcaggaggttaaagctgCACATGGTGAGATTTCAgtaggaagaggaagaggagtgaCAACATGGTTGGGAAGTTATTTAACACAGCCCTCAGTCTCTCCTGGAATTTTTGTCTtccaaagcttgtaaaacatcaaccctgtggtgcaattcaagctctaaacatcctttcaTAGGACAGCTGGGGGGTTAAGAACCTGTGAGCTGCAGGAATgtcactgaaattttactcatttatgggaaaacaaaaacaaaggaaaactattattctgtgacaaaaagtcttcagaaGATCACATTCATACaaaaaagtcacttttcactgagCCATGTTTAAAACAGTTGCTGTCTGCAAAGACAcagagaccacatcacagactctgagggccacatcacacacTCAGCAGACTGAGGACCACATCTGAGACTCTGACagccacatcatagactctgagggccacatcatagactctgggggacgcatcacagactctgagggcctcaTCTGAGACTCTGACagccacatcatagactctgagggccacatcatagactctgggggacgcatcacagactctgagggcctcatcatagactctgagggccgcATCACAGACTCATAGGGCCACATCTGAGCAGACTGAGGACCACATCTGAGACTCTGacggccacatcacagactctgagggccgcatcacagactctgagggccacatcatagactccgagggccacatcataaACTCTGGAGGACACATCAATGActctgagggcctcatcacagactctgagggccgtATCACGGACTCTGAGGGCCATATCAcggactctgagggccacatcacagactctgagggccgcatcacagactctgagggccacatcacagactctgagggctgcatcacagactctgagggccacatcacagactctgagggccacatcatagactctgagggccgc
It encodes the following:
- the LOC121513263 gene encoding calcium homeostasis modulator protein 5-like, which translates into the protein MDSFQTVLRFFMNQKATIGYSFMALLTIGGERVFSMVSFQCPCNREQNFAYGLTFLLGPAAVLLVLGLFFSTRLWRLYTGCCLNPMKLCPRGNCFGCLRAFMSIFSGACVAPIMWLCVALLNGTFYECAVSGLDDNVVVDHFCKNKTLACREELAGVPCERPKLPKDERMELLLMLRAQSQILGWSVIIIAAVVGLLGACYTNCRSKVSFLQLTFWKRYVEKEKEHFDAFALEYATKLAERNLQSFFENKDPAPFPFPNHKAWEEISAHYTFSRSEQYYSTLQRYVERTDRDFTPEKRPVMDLERGMEMH